The following are encoded together in the Strongyloides ratti genome assembly S_ratti_ED321, chromosome : 2 genome:
- a CDS encoding Homeobox domain and Homeodomain-like and Homeodomain, metazoa-containing protein: MSCTTDTYGASATSSVNTSLYYHQAAAAYLPATTTTTSNPMSTASVMSNELMQHHYNQLANSTNNSLSPNQSHDITQHMMSQHNQHLSQWNSPYLLYPGHQSITNHQNGHHHLGLESMDSQLSSLPSIQMHSSLLSTTNSSQPLPNVNNGLPCNNPATSSANTGTYKWMHVKRAVTKPPVPKRKTIESENTTNRTNFTTHQLTELEKEYYTSKYLDRSRRREIAKQLALNETQVKIWFQNRRMKEKKRQKEQDFLAKSTAITITTPSTTTTTTTSTTPCSSSTSSTTTNSSSTTNAGNNNNNNNNTSTLRSLNNNSGKWSNSSSSESPTSTPDASPRHLNSI, encoded by the exons ATGTCCTGTACCACAGATACATATGGTGCTTCAGCTACATCTTCCGTAAATACatcattatattatcatcAAGCTGCTGCAGCATACCTTCCTGCTACAACTACCACAACATCTAATCCTATGTCCACAGCAAGTGTAATGAGTAATGAATTAATGCAACATCACTATAATCAATTAGCTAATAGTACAAATAACTCTTTATCACCAAATCAAAGTCATGACATCACACAACATATGATGTCACAACATAATCAACATCTTTCTCAATGGAATAGCCCATATTTACTTTATCCTGGTCATCAAAGTATTACTAATCATCAAAATGGACATCATCATTTAGGATTAGAAAGTATGGATTCACAATTATCTTCTTTACCTAGTATTCAAATGCATTCATCACTCCTTTCTACTACCAATTCTTCACAACCATTACCAAATGTTAATAATGGTTTACCATGCAATAATCCAGCTACATCAAGTGCTAATACCGGTACATATAAATGGATGCATGTTAAACGTGCTGTAACTAAACCACCag TACCAAAACGTAAGACAATTGAATCAGAAAATACAACTAATCGGACAAATTTTACAACACACCAATTAACAGAATTGGAAAAAGAATATTACACTTCAAAGTATTTGGATCGTAGTAGAAGACGTGAAATAGCTAAACAATTGGCATTAAATGAGACACAAGTAAAGATATGGTTTCAAAATAGAAGAATGAAAGAAAAGAAAAGACAAAAAGAACAAGATTTTTTGGCTAAATCTACTGCAATTACCATAACAACACCATCAACCACCACCACAACAACAACATCTACGACGCCATGCTCCTCCAGTACATCATCAACAACAACCAATTCTTCATCCACCACAAATGCcggtaataataataataataataataatacatcaACCCTAAGAAGtttgaataataatagtGGGAAATGGAGTAATAGTTCAAGTTCAGAATCTCCCACAAGTACACCAGACGCCAGTCCAAGACATTTAAATagtatttaa
- a CDS encoding Peptidase C19, ubiquitin carboxyl-terminal hydrolase domain-containing protein: MIKAKQKITFPKILDVRNFCYFYDKANDYNNSLVSLSTMSKNCVSNNIHNNKSGILNNIPLKENSNASSYEMNINSSSNILNNKLPVAEDLKNGYIISKIIENHSSINEYKYKLRAVCQHIGDHSSGHFVTLRKELVFDSEKKIKSNKIEDCSEINNLNQLTSNCKFEESKGDLNKWYRVSDNSVSQIDEKFLDNCQPYLLIYDKI; encoded by the exons atgataaaagcaaaacaaaaaattaccTTTCCTAAGATACTTGATGtaagaaatttttgttatttttatgataaagcTAATGATTACAATAATTCATTGGTTAGTTTATCAACAATGTCAAAAAATTGTGTATCtaataatatacataataataaatcaggtattttaaataacatacCATTGAAAGAAAACTCAAATGCATCTTCTTATGAAATGAATATTAATTCATcatcaaatatttt aaataacaAATTGCCTGTTGCTGAAGATTTAAAGAATGGgtatattatttcaaaaataattgaaaatcaTTCTAGTATTAATGAGTACAAATATAAGCTTAGAGCTGTTTGTCAACATATTGGAGATCATTCTTCAGGTCATTTTGTAACACTAAGAAAAGAGTTAGTTTTTGACAGTGAAAAGAAGATTAAAAGTAACAAGATAGAAGATTGTAgtgaaattaataatttaaatcaaTTAACTTCAAACTGTAAATTTGAGGAGTCGAAAGgtgatttaaataaatggtATAGGGTTTCTGATAATAGTGTTTCACAAattgatgaaaaatttttagataactGTCAGCCATACTTGcttatttatgataaaatataa
- a CDS encoding Ubiquitin carboxyl-terminal hydrolase 30 — MNLDLLSGTIALFSSLLLGLYLYKTTTNTKFYPVSKKRSIRGLQNLGNTCYINALLQALASSKYFTEWIMKIPIDNKMQECDSDNLSAGEVISALSFHRWNISIGYEQDLFELLNIFYTIFEEEINTIANSSNAFEKILTSSLFSKTIKEPIDTLIINPLVRNMWYKNVSFKQFPFFGSICTTISCCDKNCLHKEVKIDPVGVISLSIPHDTFLNTFSLEFLLRNYFKSETISDASCDKCIKEKNKKGSGIYKKDSFCKVSLIKLKKFIDNNILINNKLLTHKS; from the exons ATGAATCTTGATTTACTAAGTGGTACAATTGCTTTATTTTCATCTTTATTGCTAGGTctatatttgtataaaacaacaacaaatactaaattttatccag TTAGTAAGAAACGTTCTATTAGAGGATTACAAAATCTTGGAAATACATGTTATATAAATGCATTATTACAAGCTTTGGCAtcttctaaatattttacagaATGGATTATGAAAATACCAATAGACAACA aaatgCAAGAATGTGATAGTGATAATTTATCTGCCGGTGAAGTTATATCTGCTTTATCATTCCACAGATGGAATATTTCAATAGGTTATGAACAAGATCTTTTtgaacttttaaatatattttatacaatttttgaGGAAGAAATTAATACTATAGCTAATTCATCAAAtgcttttgaaaaaattttaacatcatctttattttctaaaactATAAAAGAACCAATTGatacattaattattaatccATTAGTAAGAAATATGTggtataaaaatgtttcttttAAACAGTTCCCTTTTTTTGGATCAATCTGTACTACTATTAGTTGTTgtgataaaaattgtttacaTAAAGAAGTAAAGATAGATCCAGTAGGAGTAATATCATTATCCATACCACatgatacatttttaaatacattttctTTGGAGTTTCTTCTTCGTAATTACTTTAAATCTGAAACTATTAGTGATGCATCTTGTGACAAAtgtattaaagaaaaaaataaaaaaggttcaggaatttataaaaaagattcttTTTGTAAAgtaagtttaataaaattaaaaaaattcatagataataatatattaattaataataaacttttaactCATAAAAGTTAA
- a CDS encoding Porin domain and Eukaryotic porin/Tom40 family-containing protein: protein MQAPPQNPPPSVSESFVDNNSTNPGSFDELHRKCRDIFPLCFEGAKVMLQKGISSHFQVSHTLNLSPNNTGYKLGATYVGYKQLKQGEAFPVFLGDTDVNGNTAATVIHQFGDSLRCKLQAQAEKNTLSATQGSLEYRGRLWTSAITAANVDIINNSGIVIFNYLRKLTKHIDAGAEFVHQYGIPTPGGMMSVVSYALRYTANDFVTAATFGSSGLHLSYFHKQAENLAFGVEFEHNSRMEETVTTVGYQTEIPEIGVTMKASLDTNWSVGGVFEKRLSNKLPFTLAVSGLWNHAKCQGKFGVGFIVG, encoded by the exons atgcaGGCCCCACCACAAAACCCTCCACCATCAGTTTCAGAATCTTTTGTAGATAACAATTCAACTAATCCTGGATCTTTTGATGAATTACATAGAAAATGCAGAGATATATTTCCACTTTGTTTTGAAGGTGCCAAAGTCATGCTTCAAAAAGGTATAAGTTCTCATTTCCag GTTTCACATACTTTAAACTTATCTCCTAATAACACCGGTTATAAATTAGGTGCTACATATGTTGGTTATAAGCAATTAAAACAAGGTGAGGCATTTCCTGTTTTTTTGGGTGACACAGATGTTAATGGAAACACTGCCGCTACAGTTATTCACCAATTTGGTGATAGTTTGAGATGTAAACTTCAAGCTCAAGctgaaaaaaatactttaagtGCAACTCAAGGAAGCTTAGAATATCGTGGCCGTCTTTGGACGTCAGCAATTACAGCAGCTAATGttgatataattaataattctgGTATAGTTATTTTCAATTACCTCAGAAAGTTAACAAAACACATTGATGCTGGAGCAGAATTTGTTCACCAATATGGAATTCCAACACCAGGTGGTATGATGAGTGTTGTTTCATATGCTTTAAGGTACACAGCTAATGATTTTGTAACAGCTGCAACTTTTGGAAGTTCTGGTCTTCATTTATCTTATTTCCATAAACAAGCTGAAAATTTAGCTTTTGGGGTAGAATTTGAACACAATAGTAGAATGGAAGAAACAGTCACAACAGTAGGATATCAAACTGAGATCCCTGAAATAGGTGTGACTATGAAAGCATCATTAGATACAAATTGGTCTGTCGGAGGAGTGTTTGAAAAGAGACTTTCTAACAAATTACCTTTCACTCTTGCAGTCAGTGGGCTTTGGAATCATGCGAAATGCCAAGGGAAGTTTGGAGTAGGGTTTATTGTTGGATAA
- a CDS encoding Complex 1 LYR protein family-containing protein has translation MSHSKIQVRILDLYKRYLKAIKNHPESYRNYVRDSFKDGAKRYNKNDFLTVEHQLVRGERNCFF, from the exons ATGTCTCACTCAAAGATTCAAGTTCGTATTCTTGATCTATacaaaagatatttaaaagcTATAAAGAATCATCCTGAATCCTACCGCAACTATGTTAGAGATTCTTTTAAAGATGGAGCCAAAAGATACAATAAGAATGACTTTTTAACTGTTGAACATCAACTTGTTCGTGGAGAAC gaaattgctttttttaa
- a CDS encoding Eukaryotic translation initiation factor 3 subunit M, which yields MDVKHTLIYATIDDNQQLKNIKNYFLSQNITLKLDDSADKVDRFVEIIKKIPEIASKLDVDEIEKFLNSIITLMDSLDSERTNFFAPLIASLQDKAFDGVNVKSKAAISARILSHILLTSTNMPEVQKEAFFGTLNMHSRSQTMDKLIVDKKMLKSFFTAWDTSLSDKREMLRTFYKALITNGRVSEGTLICLELLATYSDKEIDETIEDAKECARANIKDNSVYFFDCLLNSPAFENFKKVAPLWYELITIFTKGNYLDYQKFAKANSSFLKELEIPEDILENRMRNLTLVSLAEKKSYTPLKEVLDSLGFKNQEEFEIFQVRGWKYNNVTSRINEITSEVFIEKNNHRQFSQGQYIVLSKYIDSAIQFCKNTIENLEGISEESKEILIDN from the exons ATGGATGTCAAACATACTCTCATTTACGCAACAATTGATGATAatcaacaattaaaaaatatcaaaaattattttttgagtCAAAACATTACTTTAAAACTAGACGATTCTGCTGACAAAGTTGATCGCTTTGTTgaaattattaagaaaattcCTGAAATTGCTTCAAAACTTGATGTTGATGAAATTGAGAAATTTCTTAACTCTATTATTACATTAATGGATTCCTTGGATTCTGAAAGAACAAACTTTTTTGCTCCACTTATTGCTTCTCTTCAGGATAAGGCTTTTGATGGTGTTAATGTAAAATCAAAAGCTGCTATTTCAGCTAGAATTTTAAGTCATATTTTACTTACCTCAACAAATATGCCTGAAGTACAAAAAGAAGCTTTTTTTGGAACATTAAATATGCATTCAAGATCACAAACAATGGATAAACTTATTGTCgacaaaaaaatgttaaaaagttttttcaCTGCATGGGATACTTCATTGTCTGATAAAAGGGAGATGTTACGAACTTTTTATAAAGCTTTAATAACAAATGGACGTGTTTCTGAAGGTACATTAATTTGCCTTGAACTTCTAGCAACATATAGTGATAAAGAAATAGATGAAACTATTGAAGATGCCAAAGAATGTGCTCGTGCAAATATAAAGGATAATAGTGTGTACTTCTTTgattgtttattaaattctccagcttttgaaaattttaaaaaagttgcTCCATTGTGGTATGAATTGATAACTATTTTTACAAAGGGAAATTACTTggattatcaaaaatttgcAAAAGCTAATAGTTCATTTTTGAAAGAACTTGAAATTCCAGAAGATATTCTTGAAAATAGAATGAGGAATTTAACACTTGTATCATTGGCTGAAAAGAAATCATACACTCCATTAAAAGAAGTTTTAGATTCACTTGGTTTTAAAAATCAAGAAGAGTTTGAAATCTTTCAAGTTAGAGGATggaaatataataatgttacc tCTCGTATCAACGAAATAACATCTGAAGTTTTTATTGAGAAAAATAATCATAGGCAATTTTCACAAGGACAATATATAGTATTGTCTAAATATATTGATTCTGCAATtcaattttgtaaaaatactATTGAGAATTTAGAAGGAATCTCTGAGGAAagtaaagaaattttaattgataattaa
- a CDS encoding Gamma-glutamyltranspeptidase family-containing protein yields the protein MLEFPSYKRVGFYLSSFIFLLIVTIYMFYSISENKPLWLKPSISPYDKFRNAAVVSENLLCSEIGRNIMFEGGNSIDAAVAIQICIGVTNFHSSGIGGGFFMVFYEQKTKKCITINAREAAPLQSSKTMYINETENSLIGWKSIGVPGEIHGLWTAYKKYGSKKVSWSKLLEPSINLAYNGFPISQSLETFIEIRSKQLENFPELKEYLTNPITKQYYKDGDIMKRPSLAKTLQELAYSNDPTYLFYKGKIGRIISRDITQNGGYITLQDLSEYFSIVDDDPILVDSLGNNLTMCGCKPPSGFIVTQSIISIINEKYKRKKKIDIDNPKLWHRIIETQKFAYAQRTKLGDMNFVETAEFIMNYMKSDKFIKKVLNDLPEKAQNLKYYTNDLYFDPLDNGTSHLSVIDNEGNAVSLTSTINREFGSLCLSKELGIVWNDQMDDFSSPNYSNSFGYPPSPSNFILPKKRPMSSMSPMIIYNNFTGKVRLVIGASGGSYIISSVAQTTIRNLIFNQTIKEAVDAPRFHNQFIPSKTKVEYGVPDSITTILQVKNHQTLMKIPKLKNHVAALEKTEDGFIYGATDPRLTIHNYPTGF from the coding sequence atgcTTGAATTTCCATCATACAAACGTGTCGGATTTTATCTTTCATCattcatttttcttttaatagtaacaatatatatgttttattcGATTTCCGAAAACAAACCCTTATGGCTAAAACCTTCGATTTCACCTTATGATAAATTTCGAAATGCAGCTGTAGTTTCAGAAAATCTTTTATGTAGTGAAATAGGaagaaatataatgtttGAGGGTGGAAACAGCATTGATGCTGCCGTTGCAATACAAATTTGTATTGGTGTTACAAATTTTCATTCATCAGGTATAGGAGGTGGATTTTTTATGGTTTTTTATGaacaaaaaacaaaaaaatgtattactATTAATGCTAGAGAAGCAGCTCCATTACAATCATCAAAAACtatgtatataaatgaaaCTGAAAACTCTTTAATTGGATGGAAATCTATTGGTGTACCAGGTGAAATTCATGGATTATGGACtgcatataaaaaatatggaaGTAAAAAAGTTTCATGGAGCAAATTGTTAGAACCTTCAATTAATTTAGCATATAATGGGTTTCCAATTTCTCAAAGTTTAGAAacatttattgaaataaGAAGTAAACAGTTAGAAAATTTTCcagaattaaaagaatatttaacaaatcctataacaaaacaatattataaagatgGTGATATAATGAAACGTCCTTCACTAGCAAAAACTTTACAAGAATTAGCTTATTCAAATGATCCTACTTATTTATTCTATAAAGGAAAAATTGGAAGAATTATAAGTAGAGATATAACACAAAATGGTGGATATATTACACTTCAAGATTTATCtgaatatttttctattgttGATGATGATCCTATTTTAGTTGATTCTTTAggtaataatttaacaatgTGTGGATGTAAACCACCATCTGGATTTATAGTTACTCAATCaattatatcaattataaatgaaaaatacaaaagaaaaaagaaaattgacATAGATAACCCAAAATTGTGGCATAGAATTATTGAGACACAAAAATTTGCCTATGCTCAAAGAACAAAATTAGGTGATATGAATTTTGTTGAAACGGCAGAATTTATTATGAATTATATGAAATcagataaatttataaaaaaagtattaaatgaCTTGCCTGAAAAAGcacaaaatttaaagtattatactaatgatttatattttgatccTTTAGATAATGGAACTAGTCATTTATCAGTTATTGATAATGAAGGTAACGCAGTTTCATTAACATCAACAATTAATAGAGAATTTGGTTCACTTTGTCTTTCAAAAGAATTAGGAATAGTATGGAATGATCAAATGGATGATTTTAGTTCACCAAACTATTCAAATTCTTTTGGTTATCCACCATCAccttcaaattttattttacctaAAAAAAGACCTATGAGTTCAATGTCACCaatgattatatataataattttacaggAAAAGTACGTTTAGTTATTGGAGCTAGTGGTGGatcatatattatttcttcaGTTGCACAAACAAcaataagaaatttaatttttaatcaaacaATTAAAGAAGCTGTAGATGCCCCTAGATTTCATAATCAATTTATACCATCAAAAACAAAAGTTGAATATGGTGTTCCTGATTCAATAACGACAATTTTACAAGTTAAAAATCATCAAACATTGATGAAAATaccaaaattaaaaaatcatgTTGCAGCATTAGAAAAAACAGAAGATGGATTTATCTATGGAGCAACAGATCCTAGACTTACAATACATAATTATCCAACAggtttttaa
- a CDS encoding RZZ complex, subunit zwilch family-containing protein yields the protein MLTIKNQRFVETSNAMKTDLNMIKSLNSVTKINNVRIRQVKAFEIPYISDFNSLGNVILLDSCLPTNNSKSHSDTNSVKINCEVKSNKNEDEEIDPVTGCRLVGDPLKFEFLTLDKLASLDSSDESMADISIGVERCNKFELDFNPLSKENFISVEKAMCDIKNQIPRNDDVAVLAIFDCDNSNKTASFISGSQIINQGKGIKMIEAKFLGSGKVLNNNLLTVFEIDQHPKSQFFAECEYEVIPAVKATEIDSPARVSCEFSVIGYWNPPSIKTIPSHPEDLSHMTVNFVSGWYDRRVFNIEKTYTLHFILYIVENLDKGLSIFKDEINEEIENDIGTWLKCSSALNSVKVDSRELDFTEQLWIRIKGITSIRSLQNVLKNICQKISTENFKPYVHQNNNSTIGTLLRDPLYFKRLYGLLSTWESLQSTKAFVEIGFEYVFREIIYEFNELGLTLEKNGKSLYDDVLSEADIVKKINYTFPFFLALQFSKLILKTICDISTQNLCRLVIALINKYKKMSVQEMFSYCYSFQISHEDGCHFRFYDKAVEPDIWKCKSVFTDPFFCGRKVTNVIKLQKHNDLDMLNEGCSLVSGSNEKYLITEKEEEKLSMYYGTFTTIDEIPLTFF from the exons atGTTGACAATAAAAAATCAGAGATTTGTTGAAACTTCAAATGCAATGAAGACTGATTTGAATATGATTAAATCTCTTAATTCTGtaactaaaataaataatgttagaATTCGTCAAGTTAAAGCTTTTGAAATTCCATATATATCTGATTTTAATTCTTTGGGTAATGTAATTCTTTTAGACAGTTGTCTACCAACGAATAATTCTAAATCTCATTCTGATACAAATTCcgttaaaattaattgtgaagtcaaatcaaataaaaatgaggATGAAGAAATTGACCCAGTTACAGGTTGTCGCTTAGTTGGAGATCCATTGAAATTTGAGTTTTTAACATTAGATAAATTGGCTTCACTTGATTCTTCGGATGAAAGTATGGCTGATATTTCTATTGGAGTTGAACGTTGTAACAAATTTGAATTAGATTTTAATCCTTTGTCTAAAGAAAACTTTATTTCTGTGGAGAAAGCTATGTGTGATATTAAGAATCAAATTCCAAGAAATGATGATGTTGCAGTATTAGCTATTTTTGATTGTGATAATTCCAACAAAACTGCCTCTTTTATAAGTGGTAGTCAAATTATCAATCAAGGAAAAGGCATAAAAATGATTGAAGCAAAGTTTTTGGGAAGTggaaaagttttaaataacaatttgtTAACAGTTTTTGAAATAGATCAACATCCAAAGTCTCAGTTTTTTGCTGAATGTGAATATGAAGTTATTCCTGCTGTTAAGGCAACCGAAATTGATTCACCTGCTCGTGTTTCTTGTGAATTTTCTGTTATTGGTTATTGGAATCCCCCGTCAATAAAAACTATTCCTTCTCATCCTGAGGATTTGTCTCATATGACTGTAAACTTTGTCTCCGGTTGGTATGATCGTCGTGtatttaatattgaaaaaactTACACACTtcactttattttatacattgtTGAAAATTTGGATAAAGGTTTGTCTATATTTAAGGATGAAATAAATGAAGAAATTGAAAATGATATTGGAACATGGTTGAAGTGTAGTAGTGCTCTTAATTCAGTAAAAGTAGATAGTAGAGAATTGGACTTTACAGAACAATTGTGGATAAGAATCAAAGGAATCACCAGTATTCGTAGTCttcaaaatgttttaaagaatatttgtcaaaaaatttctactgaaaattttaaaccaTATGTTCATCAAAATAACAATTCAACAATTGGTACATTACTTAGGGATCCATTATACTTCAAAAGACTTTATGGTTTACTCTCCACATGGGAGTCATTACAATCAACAAAAGCATTTGTTGAAATTGGCTTTGAATATGTTTTCAGAGAGATTATATATGAATTTAATGAGCTTGGTCTTACATTGGAAAAGAATGGAAAATCATTGTATGATGATGTTTTAAGTGAAGCtgatattgtaaaaaaaattaactatacTTTTCCATTTTTCTTGGCTCTCCAATTTAGTAAACTTATTCTAAAGACTATTTGCGATATTTCAACTCAAAATTTGTGTCGTTTGGTCATTGcacttattaataaatataagaaaatgtCCGTTCAAGAAATGTTTTCATATTGTTATTCTTTTCAAATTTCACATGAAGATGGATGTCATTTCAGATTCTATGATAAAGC tgTTGAACCAGATATTTGGAAGTGTAAATCCGTGTTCACAGATCCATTTTTTTGTGGAAGAAAAGTTACCAATGTTATAAAACTTCAAAAACACAATGATCTTGATATGTTGAATGAGGGTTGTTCTTTAGTTAGTGGaagtaatgaaaaatatcttataacggaaaaagaagaagaaaaattGTCAATGTATTATGGTACTTTTACTACTATTGATGAGATACCtcttacttttttttaa
- a CDS encoding Putative RNA methyltransferase family and Nucleic acid-binding, OB-fold domain-containing protein translates to MGSHKKSLDDKSNKIVKKVKNKNVEVSWRKKHEKISAKKEESLLKMNQEFLEQKEEKKSLKTVNGIDTSKFLGKQYRPYNLTIAIPGSIMNNAQCPELMAYLASQVARAATLHCVDKVIIYDETSQMTDHQIKSYFSGDWTGEDYIKEDNVECNFHLARILEYLECPQYLRKTLFPMQKPLKFAGLMNPLDAKNHLRADDLSLPYREAVILKESKKEGKGELCNIGLEKKLRLDEKCYLPKNTRISVKLNNIDKPNDKYYKGNLTNPRTIRETDGLYWGYSVEIMKSLSEVLKNDYDNKIVVTENGERPQRARFTVTKQKTNNILVVFGGFNGITTALESDKMLASKNLGDLFDNCVTCLPDSGSNSIRTEEAILIALTELKNKFDRVL, encoded by the exons atggGATCTCATAAAAAATCGTTGGATGATAAAAgcaataaaattgttaaaaaagtCAAGAACAAAAATGTTGAAGTTTCGTGGAGGaaaa aacaTGAAAAAATTTCTGCAAAGAAAGAGGAAAGtttgttaaaaatgaatCAGGAATTTTTAGAGCAAAAAGAAGagaaaaaatcattaaaaactGTTAATGGCATTGATACTTCTAAATTTTTGGGGAAACAGTATCGTCCATATAACTTAACAATTGCAATTCCAGGTTCAATAATGAATAATGCTCAGTGCCCTGAGTTGATGGCTTATCTTGCTTCACAGGTAGCAAGAGCAGCGACGCTACATTGTGTTgataaagttattatttatgatGAAACTAGTCAAATGACTGATCATCAGATTAAGTCTTATTTTTCTGGTGATTGGACAGGTGAAGATTATATAAAGGAAGACAATGTAGAGTGTAATTTTCATTTAGCAAGAATACTGGAATATTTAGAATGTCCTCAGTATTTAAGAAAAACCTTATTTCCAATGCAAAAACCATTAAAATTTGCTGGTTTAATGAATCCTCTTGATGCCAAGAATCATCTTCGTGCAGATGACTTATCTCTTCCATATCGTGAAGCAGTTATTCTAAAAGAATCAAAAAAGGAAGGTAAAGGTGAATTATGTAACATAGGTTTAGAGAAAAAATTAAGGTTAGatgaaaaatgttatttaccGAAAAATACTAGAATATCAGTAAAACTAAATAATATAGATAAAccaaatgataaatattataaaggtAATTTGACAAATCCAAGAACTATTCGAGAAACAGATGGTTTGTATTGGGGCTATAGTGTTGAAATTATGAAATCATTAAGTGAAGTTTTAAAGAATGACTAcgataataaaatagtagTAACTGAAAATGGAGAACGCCCCCAGCGGGCGCGTTTTACTGTAACAAAGCAAAAAAcgaataatattttagttgTTTTTGGAGGTTTCAATGGTATAACAACTGCTTTAGAATCTGATAAAATGTTAGCATCAAAAAATCTTGGAGATTTGTTTGATAATTGTGTTACTTGCCTTCCAGATAGTGGATCAAATTCAATTCGTACTGAGGAAGCTATTCTAATAGCATTAACTGAacttaaaaacaaatttgaCCGCGTTTTGTAG